One Chryseobacterium sp. StRB126 genomic region harbors:
- a CDS encoding WG repeat-containing protein, translated as MNLKVKVFLIGLQLISTVLFSQKNKDYKTLFESLNFESAYPFQERKALVCINDYYQYMDNKGNLLPFKFKRTSRLPLQFNFDRAEMYTRSGKSGFINGSGKLVIDTLYQNVGEFGDSLAFAVRKGFYGFIDLQGKEVLPIDKRYRVTFPFYKGLSVVSDGQKYGAINKKGIVAIALDFDEIETFHEGFAVARKTKDGLWGVIDITGKFVIETKYKILSRVSEGLIGFYDEKSDKWGFLNLHGNVVIQPKYVNSGDFHEGLAYVENDHSQIGYIDNTGKQIIDFKFYEAWDFSEGLAVAIGEKEENGSQRHLSGYIDKKGNWIFKPAFSVANRFSDGKALVLEMYNNHLRWKFISKP; from the coding sequence ATGAATCTAAAAGTAAAAGTTTTTTTAATAGGTTTGCAACTTATATCTACGGTACTTTTTTCACAAAAAAATAAGGACTATAAAACCCTTTTTGAATCTCTCAATTTTGAATCTGCCTATCCTTTTCAGGAGCGAAAGGCTCTGGTTTGTATCAATGATTATTACCAATATATGGATAATAAAGGGAATTTGTTGCCTTTCAAATTCAAGCGGACTTCCAGACTGCCATTACAATTTAATTTTGACAGAGCTGAAATGTATACCAGATCAGGAAAATCCGGATTTATTAACGGATCAGGAAAACTGGTGATTGATACCCTTTATCAGAACGTAGGTGAATTTGGAGATTCATTGGCATTTGCTGTGAGGAAAGGGTTCTATGGTTTCATTGATTTGCAGGGAAAGGAGGTTTTACCCATCGATAAACGATATAGGGTAACATTTCCGTTTTATAAAGGATTATCTGTAGTTTCTGATGGCCAAAAATATGGAGCTATCAACAAAAAAGGAATAGTAGCAATTGCATTGGATTTTGATGAAATAGAAACTTTTCATGAAGGATTTGCAGTTGCCCGAAAAACAAAAGATGGATTATGGGGCGTGATTGATATAACCGGTAAATTTGTGATCGAAACAAAATATAAAATACTTTCCCGGGTATCTGAAGGTTTAATTGGTTTTTATGACGAAAAGTCTGACAAATGGGGATTTCTTAATCTGCATGGAAACGTAGTTATACAACCAAAATATGTCAATTCAGGAGACTTTCATGAGGGATTAGCCTATGTAGAAAATGATCATTCACAAATTGGATATATTGATAATACGGGAAAACAGATTATTGACTTTAAGTTTTATGAAGCATGGGATTTTTCAGAAGGATTGGCTGTAGCTATAGGTGAAAAAGAAGAAAACGGTTCCCAAAGACACTTATCCGGTTATATTGATAAAAAAGGGAATTGGATATTCAAGCCTGCGTTTTCGGTAGCCAATAGGTTTAGTGATGGTAAAGCTCTTGTTCTTGAAATGTATAATAATCATTTGAGATGGAAGTTTATTTCCAAGCCATAA
- a CDS encoding helix-turn-helix transcriptional regulator, whose amino-acid sequence MFRKIWDQIMNRHIAPDTGPLELIEAQRMNLFAFSIGVVLIFNGCRDLLFGLKVNFFVLSALGIFYLFLFFFTKVRYNHLVTLFSLELFLFLIFFFSSTTGFENGLSLYYFVIMLASLFIFNSKKTVWYNLIVYLTALILFSISHYYDFRIFTIEGADNVLFSENQRLITFLQVFLGVSILGYCILTKQFKIVKLYQQAMRSEKIIADMRAKLNSKYQIDLEGIVKLAMNDDIAFIPKVKQMFPGLYDNLMECNPDMSADEFKLCALIKLGFTTKDIAEYNHLAVRTIQTRKSRLRKSFGISADVDLYKWIDTV is encoded by the coding sequence ATGTTTCGTAAAATCTGGGATCAGATAATGAACAGGCATATTGCTCCTGATACAGGTCCGCTTGAGCTTATTGAAGCTCAAAGAATGAATTTATTTGCGTTTTCTATTGGAGTTGTTCTGATCTTTAACGGATGCAGAGACCTGTTGTTTGGTTTAAAGGTCAACTTTTTTGTTTTATCGGCATTGGGGATTTTTTATCTCTTCCTTTTCTTTTTTACAAAAGTGCGCTATAATCATTTGGTAACGCTATTTAGTTTAGAACTTTTTCTTTTTCTGATCTTCTTTTTTTCATCCACTACAGGTTTTGAAAACGGGTTGTCATTATATTATTTTGTCATTATGCTGGCCTCACTGTTTATTTTCAATTCTAAAAAAACAGTCTGGTATAATCTGATTGTGTATCTCACCGCCCTTATTCTTTTCAGCATCAGTCATTATTATGATTTCAGGATATTTACCATCGAAGGAGCAGATAATGTGCTGTTTTCAGAAAATCAAAGATTGATTACCTTTTTACAGGTATTCTTAGGGGTTAGTATCCTTGGATATTGTATCCTTACAAAACAGTTCAAGATTGTAAAATTATATCAGCAGGCCATGAGAAGTGAGAAGATTATTGCTGATATGAGAGCAAAACTCAACAGTAAATATCAGATAGATTTGGAAGGTATCGTAAAGCTGGCCATGAATGATGATATTGCCTTTATTCCTAAAGTTAAACAAATGTTTCCCGGTTTATATGATAATCTGATGGAATGTAATCCTGATATGAGTGCTGATGAATTTAAGTTGTGTGCTTTGATTAAACTAGGTTTCACAACAAAAGACATTGCTGAATACAATCATCTTGCAGTACGTACCATTCAAACCAGAAAAAGCAGACTCAGAAAATCATTTGGAATTTCCGCTGATGTTGATCTGTACAAATGGATTGATACTGTATAG
- a CDS encoding EamA family transporter produces the protein MWWVYAILSAFFASLTAIFAKIGITGVNSNLATAIRSVIILLVAWGIVLARSEYKGIPALSRHNLIYLVVSGLATGLSWIFYFKALQVGKVTQVAPVDKLSVALTIVLSIIFLGESLTLKTTIGALLIIIGTLVLIFEQ, from the coding sequence ATGTGGTGGGTATATGCGATTCTTTCGGCGTTTTTTGCTTCGTTGACTGCCATTTTTGCCAAAATTGGGATTACAGGAGTAAATTCGAACCTTGCTACCGCGATCAGAAGTGTAATTATTTTACTGGTAGCATGGGGAATTGTTTTAGCAAGAAGTGAATACAAAGGGATCCCTGCTCTTTCCCGTCATAATCTTATTTACCTTGTGGTTTCCGGTCTGGCGACAGGGCTTTCATGGATTTTTTATTTTAAAGCATTACAAGTGGGTAAAGTCACTCAGGTAGCTCCGGTGGATAAATTAAGTGTTGCTTTGACAATTGTTCTTTCTATTATATTCCTTGGGGAATCTCTTACTTTAAAAACAACAATAGGAGCCTTATTGATTATTATAGGAACCTTGGTATTGATTTTTGAACAGTAA
- a CDS encoding DUF1062 domain-containing protein gives MSIEYTWAVKVQNTPLLKKKCNHCDSDRFYCSDKFRLNAQKKNIDIWLIYRCEKCNTRYNMTLFSRIRTESISKETFNRLSENDKDLAWEYAFSRETRRKNNAEADLDSVAYEIQFDEIPLEQMIASDSEILNFKIKCPFEFNLRLSTVIRTCLQLSSSKMNQLIDADAIFVHERPLQKKHKVQNGDVVKIYKDLLKNILFNAEKQVEVSGKE, from the coding sequence ATGAGTATAGAGTATACATGGGCTGTAAAAGTACAGAATACGCCCCTTTTGAAAAAGAAATGCAACCATTGTGACAGCGATAGGTTTTATTGCAGTGATAAATTCAGGCTGAATGCCCAAAAAAAGAATATTGATATCTGGTTAATTTACCGATGTGAAAAATGCAACACCCGATACAATATGACCCTGTTTTCAAGAATCAGAACTGAATCTATCAGTAAGGAAACCTTCAACAGGCTTTCGGAGAATGATAAAGATCTGGCTTGGGAATATGCATTTTCCCGCGAAACAAGAAGGAAGAATAATGCCGAAGCTGATTTAGACAGCGTAGCCTATGAAATTCAGTTTGATGAGATTCCGCTAGAACAGATGATAGCTTCGGACAGTGAAATACTGAATTTTAAAATCAAATGTCCTTTTGAATTCAATCTCAGATTGTCAACGGTTATCAGAACCTGCCTACAACTTTCATCAAGCAAGATGAATCAATTGATTGATGCAGATGCGATCTTTGTTCATGAAAGACCTTTACAGAAAAAGCATAAAGTTCAGAATGGAGACGTTGTGAAGATTTATAAAGATCTATTGAAGAATATATTATTCAATGCGGAGAAACAGGTTGAAGTAAGTGGAAAGGAATAA
- a CDS encoding Dyp-type peroxidase — MNSQNVTDYPNNNTYFLVWNFKEDADPAKIKSVFQRICALVTNLNNSVLDRFPNSKASCVMGIGYEAWLHLELPSPLPKEFKKFEAIKGSKHTAVSTRGDIHFHIRSNEKSLAYDMASTISDFMTEIADCVVEVQGFRYWDSRSILGFVDGTENPHGKDRDFFAIIGDADPQYEGGSYLFVQKYIHHMNAWKSLSVEDQEKVIGRSKEQDIEMDDDVKPKNSHIALANVGDDFKVVRDNMPFGNVSTNEMGTYFICYASTFSTVQKMLTNMFIGDPVGNYDRILDFSTAQTGTLFFVPSADMLDDFST, encoded by the coding sequence ATGAATTCTCAGAATGTTACCGATTATCCTAACAACAACACCTATTTTCTGGTCTGGAATTTCAAAGAGGATGCTGATCCTGCTAAAATTAAATCTGTATTCCAAAGAATCTGTGCTTTAGTCACCAATCTTAACAATTCGGTTCTTGATCGTTTTCCGAATTCTAAAGCAAGCTGCGTGATGGGAATTGGATATGAGGCATGGTTACATCTTGAATTACCAAGTCCGCTCCCTAAAGAATTTAAAAAATTTGAAGCTATAAAAGGCAGTAAGCATACCGCAGTGAGTACGAGAGGAGATATTCATTTTCACATTCGTTCTAATGAAAAGAGTCTGGCGTATGATATGGCTTCTACAATTTCTGATTTCATGACGGAAATTGCAGATTGTGTGGTTGAGGTTCAGGGATTCCGCTATTGGGACAGCAGATCTATCCTAGGTTTTGTGGATGGCACAGAAAATCCACATGGAAAAGACCGTGATTTTTTTGCCATTATCGGAGATGCAGATCCTCAATATGAAGGCGGAAGCTATCTTTTTGTTCAGAAATACATTCATCATATGAATGCATGGAAATCTCTTTCTGTAGAGGATCAGGAAAAAGTGATCGGAAGATCCAAAGAACAGGATATTGAAATGGATGATGATGTAAAACCTAAAAATTCCCATATTGCATTGGCCAATGTAGGGGATGATTTTAAGGTAGTGAGAGACAATATGCCTTTCGGAAATGTCTCAACCAATGAAATGGGAACTTATTTTATCTGCTATGCAAGTACGTTCAGTACCGTACAAAAAATGCTGACCAATATGTTCATTGGTGATCCTGTAGGAAATTACGACAGAATTCTGGATTTCAGTACTGCCCAGACAGGAACTTTATTTTTTGTTCCTTCAGCGGATATGCTGGATGATTTTTCTACATAA
- a CDS encoding AraC family transcriptional regulator: MIIAFEYSSVGFGGSSIYLAVLAMYSLPYQEIRLTALICNVIVIIAFELGFQNFSHLFKVKTGSTPKNYRKKLDGTKLDSE, translated from the coding sequence TTGATAATTGCATTTGAATATTCATCAGTAGGATTTGGCGGTAGTTCCATTTATCTGGCGGTATTAGCCATGTATAGTCTCCCTTATCAGGAAATCCGTTTAACAGCGTTGATCTGTAATGTTATTGTGATAATTGCTTTTGAACTGGGATTTCAGAACTTTTCTCACTTATTCAAAGTAAAAACCGGATCTACTCCGAAAAACTATCGCAAAAAACTGGACGGGACTAAATTGGATTCAGAATAA
- a CDS encoding PhzF family isomerase, producing MMKEVIVYQIDSFTKEKFKGNPAGAVLNAEKLTSDEMQLIARELNNSETAFVFKPDQKDHFDYHIRYFTPTTEVPICGHATIGALYARAIEDQLNSCTLKINTQVGVLPIDILKVNNDYQITMTQGSFSLEPAFEPSIKQRIVDALGLKKEDLNEKCPIQIASTGHSKVMIGINSRTLLNNLAPDFGTLAHLSKEIKCNGYFVFTFDSDDQDVLTYGRMFAPAIGIQEDPVTGNANGPLGGYLIQNRIVEVSDGTFEFIGRQGEIINRIGQMKVEVIIKNYIPEIIRITGDAVTVFRTVMFV from the coding sequence ATGATGAAGGAAGTAATCGTGTATCAAATTGATTCTTTTACAAAAGAAAAATTCAAAGGAAATCCTGCAGGTGCTGTACTAAACGCTGAGAAGCTGACCTCTGATGAGATGCAGCTCATTGCAAGAGAACTCAACAATTCAGAAACAGCATTTGTTTTTAAACCCGATCAGAAGGACCATTTTGATTATCATATACGCTACTTCACTCCTACCACTGAAGTTCCTATCTGCGGACACGCCACCATTGGAGCGCTTTATGCCAGAGCTATAGAAGACCAGCTAAATTCCTGTACCCTTAAAATCAACACTCAGGTTGGTGTTTTACCTATCGACATTCTAAAAGTAAATAATGATTATCAAATTACGATGACTCAGGGAAGCTTTAGTCTGGAACCAGCTTTTGAACCATCAATAAAGCAAAGAATTGTGGATGCCTTAGGCTTAAAAAAGGAGGACCTGAATGAGAAATGCCCAATACAGATTGCTTCTACAGGCCATTCTAAAGTCATGATTGGTATTAACAGCAGAACATTACTGAATAATCTCGCTCCGGATTTTGGTACTTTAGCCCATCTCAGCAAAGAAATCAAATGTAATGGTTATTTTGTATTTACTTTCGATTCTGATGACCAGGATGTTTTGACCTACGGAAGAATGTTTGCTCCGGCTATCGGTATTCAGGAAGACCCTGTTACAGGCAATGCCAATGGCCCTTTGGGAGGTTATCTTATTCAGAATAGAATCGTAGAAGTTTCTGACGGAACTTTTGAATTTATCGGAAGACAAGGGGAAATCATCAATCGAATTGGACAAATGAAAGTTGAGGTCATTATAAAAAATTATATTCCTGAAATCATCAGAATTACAGGAGATGCTGTTACTGTATTCCGTACAGTGATGTTTGTATGA
- a CDS encoding LytR/AlgR family response regulator transcription factor yields MKKYLIVEDERLAFSELKRMVDHLRPDYQLLGRTESVLESVEYLQEYKPDFILMDISLSDGSCFEIFNHIKVEVPIIFTTAYDEYAIQAFKVNSIDYLLKPIYEEDLERALIKLEDLHFHNEQKEIGIRMVESSLMKKVKNRFLVHSRDGYLYVESKNIAYFYSEEKVVMLHTFDNKRYIINYTLDQLEEQLTEDVFFRVSRNCIANIKAIKGIKKVVNSRLAIDFEPECPHEIVVSRVRVQNFLEWLNDD; encoded by the coding sequence ATGAAAAAATATTTAATTGTTGAAGATGAGCGTCTGGCTTTTTCTGAATTGAAACGAATGGTAGATCATCTTCGCCCGGATTATCAATTACTAGGAAGAACAGAAAGTGTACTGGAATCTGTTGAATATTTACAGGAATACAAGCCTGATTTTATTTTAATGGACATCAGTTTGTCGGATGGGAGTTGTTTTGAGATTTTTAACCATATAAAAGTAGAAGTTCCTATCATTTTTACAACCGCTTATGACGAATATGCCATACAGGCCTTTAAAGTAAACAGTATAGATTATCTGTTGAAACCTATTTATGAAGAGGATCTGGAACGTGCCCTCATCAAGCTTGAAGACCTTCATTTTCACAATGAACAAAAAGAAATAGGTATACGGATGGTAGAATCTTCCCTCATGAAAAAGGTTAAAAACAGATTTTTGGTTCACTCCCGTGATGGATATCTCTATGTTGAATCTAAAAACATCGCCTACTTCTACAGTGAAGAAAAAGTAGTAATGCTGCATACATTTGATAATAAAAGATATATTATTAATTATACGCTGGATCAGCTGGAGGAACAGCTTACAGAGGATGTCTTTTTCAGGGTTTCCCGAAACTGTATTGCCAATATCAAAGCCATTAAAGGAATAAAAAAGGTTGTCAACAGTAGATTAGCGATTGATTTTGAACCGGAGTGTCCCCATGAAATTGTTGTGAGCCGCGTGCGGGTTCAGAACTTTCTTGAATGGCTGAATGATGATTAA
- a CDS encoding sensor histidine kinase — protein MDLSEIFPNQEMKTKRYVLPLYYFLVTTLYTIYQIIFFNTILKSSILSKSSLWDNFLLQFAIFYPIVLVMTFLDYLLIKFINEITPLHSSLYRHASALFVSNILLCILLYVIFNFTVTEVMDVGIRQSLSYKTSLILNITANLPILLVIDLLFYFQAERKAIKATEKAKRDMLMYQYNALRVQVNPHFLFNSLNVLSSLIYENQEQANKYTKALSQVYRQVLSVSKKPLNTLQEEMHFFRQYLFLMEIRFENGFKIEIEPIEQWEDRKLVAFSFQLLLENAFKHNVSSAANPLLIYISVNENGISFRNRIFLRNDITKGEGIGLSFLNTQYDRYHKKLRITEEENDFTVKIPFVE, from the coding sequence ATGGATCTTTCTGAAATTTTCCCGAATCAGGAAATGAAAACCAAAAGATATGTGCTCCCGCTCTATTATTTTTTGGTAACCACTCTCTACACCATATACCAAATCATTTTCTTCAATACGATTTTGAAAAGCAGCATTCTTTCAAAAAGCAGCTTATGGGACAATTTTTTGCTTCAGTTTGCCATCTTCTATCCTATTGTTCTGGTTATGACTTTTCTGGATTATCTTTTGATTAAGTTTATTAATGAGATTACCCCTCTGCACAGCAGTTTATACAGACATGCTTCGGCTCTGTTTGTAAGTAATATTTTGTTATGTATTCTTCTGTATGTTATCTTTAACTTTACAGTTACAGAGGTAATGGATGTGGGAATCCGGCAGTCACTTTCTTATAAAACAAGTCTTATTCTCAATATTACAGCCAATTTACCCATCCTTCTGGTTATTGATCTGCTATTTTACTTTCAGGCAGAACGTAAGGCAATTAAAGCTACCGAAAAAGCTAAACGGGATATGTTGATGTACCAGTATAATGCCTTGAGAGTACAGGTAAATCCACATTTTTTGTTCAATTCGCTTAATGTATTATCTTCTCTCATTTATGAAAATCAGGAACAGGCGAATAAATATACCAAAGCCTTATCACAGGTATACAGACAGGTCTTATCTGTAAGTAAAAAACCTCTGAATACATTACAAGAGGAAATGCATTTCTTCCGGCAATATCTGTTTCTGATGGAAATACGGTTTGAAAATGGCTTTAAAATAGAAATTGAACCTATTGAGCAATGGGAAGACCGCAAATTGGTAGCCTTCAGCTTTCAGCTTCTTCTGGAAAATGCTTTTAAACACAATGTAAGCTCTGCTGCAAATCCTTTATTAATCTATATTTCTGTGAATGAAAACGGTATATCTTTCAGAAATAGAATATTTTTGCGCAATGATATCACAAAAGGAGAAGGCATTGGTTTATCTTTTCTGAATACACAATACGACCGTTATCATAAAAAACTCAGAATAACAGAAGAAGAGAATGATTTTACGGTCAAAATACCTTTCGTAGAATGA
- a CDS encoding DUF6268 family outer membrane beta-barrel protein, which yields MRKKWMIIAALTQAAYAFAQIELRSEYLPQQKYINDNGDKTEGKSSSLTTTFTAMVPVSVKPSNYQQPSLWAATLNASYTSFSNDGITTEALPKEIGSADLGVMYMTPLNEKLMFIGGASAGVYSTHTNLKKLEMDHVVVNVYSSFIWQLRPKIKLGVALVGNNAFDKPMLIPFPYFQYHSEKARGMEYHAELSYTPKFSVGYRFNEAFALRIVNRPKFFFSLAKIDGQKKYFDHHYVSLGMEPEYSINNWTISGMFGANFGRTDRYRDREPSNFLKWGNATFDPSFYISAGIKYNFAKKHK from the coding sequence ATGAGAAAAAAATGGATGATCATTGCTGCACTCACACAGGCAGCTTATGCTTTTGCACAAATAGAATTGAGATCAGAATACCTGCCTCAGCAGAAGTATATCAATGACAACGGAGATAAAACTGAGGGTAAAAGTTCTTCACTCACCACTACTTTTACCGCAATGGTTCCTGTAAGTGTAAAACCATCAAACTACCAACAGCCTTCCCTATGGGCAGCAACCCTTAATGCTTCCTATACTTCATTCAGTAATGATGGAATCACAACTGAAGCCCTGCCCAAAGAAATTGGTTCTGCAGATCTTGGTGTTATGTATATGACCCCATTAAACGAAAAGCTTATGTTTATTGGTGGAGCTTCTGCCGGTGTCTACTCTACTCATACCAATCTGAAAAAATTGGAGATGGATCATGTGGTGGTAAATGTTTATTCTTCTTTCATATGGCAGCTTCGTCCCAAAATAAAACTTGGAGTTGCTCTTGTTGGAAATAATGCCTTTGACAAGCCTATGCTTATTCCTTTCCCGTACTTCCAGTATCATAGTGAAAAAGCTCGTGGAATGGAATATCATGCGGAATTGAGTTATACACCCAAATTTTCTGTAGGGTACAGATTTAATGAGGCATTTGCTCTGCGTATTGTGAACCGTCCCAAGTTTTTCTTTTCTCTTGCTAAGATTGACGGACAAAAGAAATATTTCGATCATCATTACGTAAGCTTAGGCATGGAACCAGAATATAGCATCAATAATTGGACAATAAGTGGTATGTTTGGGGCTAATTTTGGACGTACGGACCGCTATCGTGACAGAGAGCCTTCCAATTTTCTTAAATGGGGAAATGCAACTTTTGATCCTTCATTCTATATTTCTGCAGGGATAAAATATAACTTTGCAAAAAAGCATAAATAA
- a CDS encoding DoxX family protein codes for MIKKNIDLGLLISRIAIGFHMSVYGVNKLIHGVGFIEDIMIMHGLPSFFAYGVFAGEIIAPIMLMLGFRTRLAGLIFAANCFTAMVLAQTANIFKPNDFGGWALELLVIYMLVGISFFFAGSGKYSVSTANKWD; via the coding sequence ATAATAAAAAAGAACATTGATTTAGGACTATTAATCAGCAGAATCGCCATTGGATTTCACATGTCAGTTTATGGAGTTAACAAATTGATCCACGGAGTTGGATTTATAGAAGATATAATGATTATGCATGGTTTACCTTCCTTCTTTGCTTATGGAGTGTTTGCAGGAGAAATTATTGCTCCTATTATGTTGATGCTGGGATTCAGAACACGTTTGGCAGGTTTGATCTTTGCCGCCAACTGCTTTACCGCAATGGTTCTTGCCCAAACGGCTAATATTTTTAAACCTAATGATTTTGGAGGCTGGGCTTTGGAATTATTGGTGATCTATATGTTGGTGGGAATAAGTTTCTTTTTTGCAGGGAGTGGGAAATATTCGGTTTCTACAGCTAATAAATGGGACTAA
- a CDS encoding Crp/Fnr family transcriptional regulator, whose protein sequence is MDTDLIISQLIDHFQEIVPLKEEEIDFVTQKLEFIQLKKKDYLLREGQISRHMRFIARGSLYAYHIDEKGKENITQLGIENWWINDLYNYLSELPSRMFIQANEDAMIIQISKTNLELLYKEIPAISEFWRLKMQSAYVTLQERTFELSRVDAYTKYKNFVTAYRNIEQRFPQYMIASYLGITVEYLSYLRKKHLYGVS, encoded by the coding sequence ATGGATACAGATCTTATTATTTCGCAGCTGATAGACCATTTTCAGGAAATCGTCCCTTTAAAAGAGGAGGAAATTGATTTTGTAACTCAAAAACTGGAATTTATTCAGCTTAAAAAGAAAGATTATCTGCTTCGCGAAGGACAAATTTCAAGACATATGCGCTTCATTGCCCGGGGAAGTCTGTATGCTTATCATATTGATGAAAAAGGTAAAGAAAATATCACTCAGCTTGGCATTGAAAACTGGTGGATCAATGATCTTTACAATTATCTGAGTGAGCTGCCTTCAAGAATGTTTATTCAGGCTAATGAAGATGCTATGATCATTCAGATCAGTAAAACCAACCTTGAACTGTTATACAAAGAAATCCCTGCCATCTCCGAATTCTGGCGTCTGAAAATGCAATCTGCATACGTTACTTTACAGGAAAGAACGTTTGAACTTTCAAGAGTGGATGCTTACACCAAATACAAAAACTTCGTAACAGCTTACCGCAATATCGAACAGCGTTTTCCTCAATACATGATTGCTTCCTATCTGGGAATAACAGTAGAATACTTAAGTTATTTAAGAAAAAAACACCTGTATGGCGTTTCTTAA
- a CDS encoding tetratricopeptide repeat protein, which produces MFPPQLNRIFYSYNLLLLFLLCFAGSAYSQGAFSHQKFDDILLKKTESLRIQGDYESLVRLNKDYLNLAEEKNYKEGIILCYINISNISSTIGNYKRGLSYLFLAEKELKEVNSPVLKARLYQERAQLNGVIGLYKSALDLNTKGLYYLKNIPDQEKRKFYLYRLYANRADFLYKVNKADSAYIYLQKGKRIDGQGVLLNTLLAKHHLNYTKRKDSALIYLQKASEKIFNTGKVNVQSAFVDLTYGDYYFEQEDYKTALEYYNQALDYYSKTNRLYNIPGVYESIAKTYKMLNEPKKEEEAMKKYTEEKTALENIQNEAINISIDHMLSDKDEESNGARKKIYFYIGFIVILSLVIFILLYRHNRALRQKKNEFKSEALSLKSRINDSFDELVGLAKGNDSTFLTRFQEIYPEFCPRLLEINPRLGASELAFCAMIKLNFTSKEIAEYTFIQHKSVQQKKHRLRKKLNVPTEQELFIFFDSL; this is translated from the coding sequence ATGTTCCCTCCTCAATTAAACAGAATATTTTATTCATATAATCTTCTCCTTTTATTCTTGCTTTGCTTTGCCGGATCAGCTTATAGCCAGGGAGCATTTTCGCATCAAAAGTTTGACGATATTCTGTTGAAGAAAACAGAATCGCTTCGTATTCAGGGTGATTACGAAAGTCTTGTCCGCCTTAATAAAGATTATCTGAATCTGGCAGAAGAAAAAAACTACAAGGAAGGGATTATCCTTTGCTATATCAATATTTCCAATATTTCATCAACCATCGGAAATTATAAAAGAGGACTATCTTATCTTTTCCTTGCTGAAAAAGAACTTAAGGAGGTTAATAGTCCTGTTTTAAAAGCAAGGCTTTATCAGGAACGTGCTCAGCTGAATGGAGTAATAGGGCTTTATAAAAGTGCCTTGGATCTGAATACAAAAGGGTTATATTATCTTAAAAATATTCCAGATCAGGAAAAAAGAAAATTTTACCTGTACAGACTTTATGCTAACAGGGCTGATTTTCTGTATAAAGTGAATAAGGCAGATTCAGCGTACATTTATTTACAGAAAGGAAAAAGGATTGACGGGCAGGGAGTTCTGTTGAATACACTTTTGGCCAAACATCATCTGAATTACACCAAAAGAAAAGATTCCGCCCTGATCTATCTTCAGAAAGCTTCAGAAAAAATTTTCAATACAGGTAAGGTGAATGTTCAGAGTGCATTTGTGGATCTTACTTATGGAGACTACTATTTTGAGCAGGAGGATTATAAAACGGCATTGGAATATTATAATCAGGCATTGGATTACTACAGTAAGACCAACAGATTATATAATATACCCGGAGTCTATGAATCTATAGCCAAAACGTATAAGATGCTGAATGAGCCTAAGAAGGAAGAAGAGGCCATGAAAAAATATACAGAAGAAAAAACAGCGCTGGAAAATATTCAGAATGAAGCGATCAATATTTCTATAGACCATATGTTGAGTGATAAAGACGAAGAATCTAATGGAGCTCGGAAGAAAATTTACTTTTATATCGGCTTTATTGTTATTTTATCACTGGTTATTTTTATCTTACTTTATAGACATAACAGAGCATTAAGACAAAAGAAAAACGAATTCAAAAGTGAAGCCCTTTCTCTGAAAAGTAGAATTAATGACTCTTTTGATGAATTGGTAGGACTGGCAAAAGGAAATGATTCTACATTTTTGACAAGATTTCAGGAAATCTATCCTGAGTTTTGTCCGAGGCTTCTGGAGATCAATCCAAGACTTGGAGCTTCAGAACTGGCATTTTGTGCCATGATAAAACTTAATTTCACTTCAAAAGAAATTGCCGAATATACCTTTATTCAACACAAATCTGTACAGCAGAAAAAACACAGATTGCGAAAAAAACTTAATGTCCCTACTGAACAGGAACTGTTTATTTTCTTTGATTCTTTATAA